A segment of the Luteitalea sp. genome:
GCGCAGGCTGCGGCGCGCGCGACGAGCTGACGCGTCTCGTCGGGGAGGTTGGGGTCGCGGACCGGCAGCTTGTCCGCATAGTGCCCGGCATCCACGACGTGCGCCGGGATGGTCGTTGGCGGCGGCGCGTGCTCCCAGGTGCCTGCACGGGCACCCTGTCCTGACGCCAGACGCACGACGGCCATGGAGATGTTGGGATACTGGCCTCTCGACGTCGCCACGTGCCGCGCCAGCACCTCGGCCGCGTCGACATTCGCGTCAGCGGCGATCTCGGCCGAGAGGCTCTGCGCGAGTTGATCGGCATCCATCACGCGCTCGTCGAGGCTGCGGAGCACGAGATAGGATCCGACGTTCATCAGGAACAACCAGCCAGCGAAGAGGAAGAACAGCCCGACCAGCAGGACAGGCACGAGCCCCATCAGCACGTAGGACAGCACGAGGCGCCGCCTCACCCGCCACAGCAGCCGCCGCTGCACGATCAGCCAGAGCCGCACGCCGCCGTACAGGCCAATGCCGATGAGGAGGAGGTTGGCCACCTTGCGGAGCAGCGCCAAGAGCGCGTTCTCGATGCCGACGAGCTCGAACGGCATCACGAGGATCCGCACCACGAGCACCGCGACGAACAACCGCCCGAGCCAGTGCTGGGTGAGGATCTCCCGGACGCGTATCCTCACCGCCTGCGGCGGCTGTGGTTGCAGCCGCACGGGAAGCAACGGCGGGTCGGCGCGGTGAGACTGGCGGAGTTGTCTGGCGGCGGGTGGGCGGGCCATGAGGCGGCTTGCAAAATGATAACAGAATGTAGTGTAACGTTGGCTAAAGAGGCCAACGCTGACTGCCAACACCCGAGGACACGCACCCGTGAAACTGACACCGCATGCCCGCTTCAGCACGCGCTGCATCCACGCCGGCCAGGAGCCGGACCCGGCGACCGGCGCCATCATCACGCCAATCTACCAGACGTCGACGTACGTTCAGGAGGCGCTCGGCCGGCACAAGGGGCACGAGTATGCCCGCACGAGCAACCCGACGCGCACGGCGCTCGAAGCCAACGTCGCGTCGCTCGAGCGGGGACGCGCGGGCTTCGCCTTTGCGTCGGGCATGGCCGCCATCGACGCCGTCGCCACGCTCGTGCAGTCGGGGGACCACGTCCTCGTGACGGACAATACGTACGGCGGCACGTATCGATTGTTCGAGCGCGTGCGCAGCCGCTGTGGTGTGACGTTCAGCTATGTCGATACCGGCGACCTCGACGCGGTCGAAGCTGCCCTAACGCCGGCCACGCGGATGCTCTTCGTCGAGACACCAACCAATCCTATCCTCCGCCTCACGGATCTCGAGGCGCTGTCCGAGCTCGCCCATGCTCACGACGTGCCGGTCGCCGTGGATAACACGTTTGCGAGCCCGTACGTGCAGCGCCCGATCGAGCTCGGCGCGGACCTGGTGATCCACAGCACGACCAAATATCTCAACGGCCACAGCGACGGCGTTGGCGGGCTCGTCGTCGCGGTGCGTGACGATCACATCGAGTGGCTGAAGTTCGTTCAGAATGCGGCAGGGGCCATTCTCGGGCCATTCGATGCCTGGCTGGTCCTCCGCGGCACGAAGACCCTCGCGTTACGCATGGCCCAGCACAACATCAATGGCCTGGCGCTTGCCGAGTTCCTGGCCGCACATGCTGGGGTCGAGCGCGTGTATTACCCTGGGCTGCCCTCCCACCCGCAGCACGATCTCGCCAGCTATCAAATGAACGGCTTCGGCGGCATGATCGCCTTCGATGTCGGCTCGCTCGACAAGGCCAAGACCGTCCTCGAGCGCGTACGGCTCCTCGCGCTTGCCGAGAGCCTCGGCGGCGTCGAAACCTTGATCTCGCATCCCGCGTCGATGACGCACGCCTCGGTGCCAGCAGAGCGCCGGCAGGCGCTGGGCATCACCGACAGCCTTCTGCGAATCTCCGTCGGTGTGGAGGACGTCGAAGATTTGAAAGAAGACTTGGCGCAGGCCCTGGGATAGATCAGTCGGCATTCATCGCCGACGGCATCGACACACGGCTCACCAGACGCTGCCCTCGGAAGATCACGACGACGGCGAGCGCCGCTGCCGCGAGCGCCAGCACCGTCCCGAGATTGAGAAGCCCTTTCTGAGCGTGCCAGACAATCGAATAGCCGATGGCGCCAGGCAGCAGCGCGTAGTAAGCGAA
Coding sequences within it:
- a CDS encoding aminotransferase class I/II-fold pyridoxal phosphate-dependent enzyme; this encodes MHAGQEPDPATGAIITPIYQTSTYVQEALGRHKGHEYARTSNPTRTALEANVASLERGRAGFAFASGMAAIDAVATLVQSGDHVLVTDNTYGGTYRLFERVRSRCGVTFSYVDTGDLDAVEAALTPATRMLFVETPTNPILRLTDLEALSELAHAHDVPVAVDNTFASPYVQRPIELGADLVIHSTTKYLNGHSDGVGGLVVAVRDDHIEWLKFVQNAAGAILGPFDAWLVLRGTKTLALRMAQHNINGLALAEFLAAHAGVERVYYPGLPSHPQHDLASYQMNGFGGMIAFDVGSLDKAKTVLERVRLLALAESLGGVETLISHPASMTHASVPAERRQALGITDSLLRISVGVEDVEDLKEDLAQALG